One Streptomyces drozdowiczii DNA segment encodes these proteins:
- a CDS encoding tetratricopeptide repeat protein — MRAKITYVVTAAVLVFYFVLVGSRGVLLIEHGTLITVTFGIAVLVLPAIGVWFLWKNTQFVRRANALAAELDAEGGLPVDELLRTPSGRIDRASADAVFERRREETEDSPDDWRCWFRLAVAYQDARDTPRARKAMQRAIALHRANAAPSPSGDHSSPSGV, encoded by the coding sequence ATGCGCGCAAAGATCACTTACGTCGTCACCGCTGCCGTCCTCGTCTTCTACTTCGTCCTGGTCGGCAGCCGTGGCGTCCTGCTCATCGAGCACGGCACCCTCATCACGGTGACCTTCGGGATCGCCGTACTGGTCCTGCCGGCGATCGGCGTGTGGTTCCTGTGGAAGAACACCCAGTTCGTCCGCAGGGCCAACGCCCTCGCCGCCGAACTGGACGCGGAGGGCGGCCTCCCCGTCGACGAACTGCTGCGCACCCCCAGCGGCCGCATCGACCGGGCCTCCGCCGACGCGGTGTTCGAACGCCGCCGCGAGGAGACGGAGGACTCCCCGGACGACTGGCGCTGCTGGTTCCGCCTGGCAGTCGCCTACCAGGACGCCCGAGACACCCCCCGAGCCCGCAAGGCCATGCAACGAGCAATCGCATTGCACCGCGCCAACGCCGCTCCCAGCCCGTCGGGCGACCACTCCAGCCCGTCCGGCGTTTGA
- the dapB gene encoding 4-hydroxy-tetrahydrodipicolinate reductase: MSKLRVAVLGAKGRIGSEAVRAVEAADDLELVAALGRGDTLETLAETGAQVAVELTNPDSVMANLEYCVGHGIHAVVGTTGWTDERLAQLNGWLSASPETGVLIAPNFSIGAVLTMKFAQQAARYFESVEVIELHHPNKADAPSGTAARTAQLIAAARREADCAPQPDATSTALDGARGADVDGIPVHSVRLRGLLAHQEVLLGGEGETLTIRHDSLHHSSFMPGILLGARRVVTTPGLTFGLEHFLDLN, from the coding sequence ATGAGCAAGCTGCGCGTGGCCGTCCTCGGTGCCAAGGGCCGTATCGGCTCCGAGGCGGTACGAGCCGTGGAAGCCGCCGACGACCTGGAGCTGGTGGCCGCACTCGGCCGGGGCGACACGCTGGAGACCCTCGCCGAGACCGGCGCCCAGGTCGCCGTCGAGCTGACCAACCCCGACTCGGTCATGGCGAACCTCGAGTACTGCGTCGGCCACGGCATCCACGCGGTGGTCGGCACCACCGGCTGGACCGACGAACGGCTCGCGCAGCTCAACGGCTGGCTCTCCGCCTCCCCGGAGACCGGTGTGCTCATCGCACCGAACTTCTCCATCGGCGCGGTCCTCACCATGAAGTTCGCCCAGCAGGCGGCCCGCTACTTCGAGTCCGTCGAGGTCATCGAGCTGCACCACCCCAACAAGGCCGACGCCCCCTCGGGCACCGCCGCCCGCACCGCCCAGCTCATCGCCGCGGCCCGCCGCGAGGCGGACTGCGCCCCGCAGCCGGACGCCACCAGCACCGCGCTGGACGGGGCACGCGGCGCCGACGTCGACGGCATCCCCGTCCACTCGGTACGCCTTCGCGGCCTCCTGGCCCACCAGGAGGTGCTGCTCGGCGGCGAGGGCGAGACCCTCACCATCCGGCACGACTCCCTGCACCACAGCAGCTTCATGCCCGGCATCCTGCTCGGCGCCCGCCGCGTGGTGACCACTCCCGGCCTCACGTTCGGCCTGGAACACTTCCTCGACCTGAACTGA
- a CDS encoding M16 family metallopeptidase: MTSRSSATTARPSSEGRAVARTQTLLKGSNGIGTVRRTVLPGGLRVVTETLPSVRSATFGIWANVGSRDETPALNGATHYLEHLLFKGTAKRSALDISSAIDAVGGEMNAFTAKEYTCYYARVLDTDLPLAIDVVCDMLTGSLIAPEDVDAERGVILEEIAMTEDDPGDCVHDLFAHTMLGDTPLGRPVLGTVDTINALNRGQIARFYKKHYDPTRLVVAAAGNIDHATVVRQVRKAFDRAGALSRTDAVPTAPREGSRALRTAGRVEVLGRKTEQAHVVLGMPGLARTDERRWALGVLNTALGGGMSSRLFQEVREKRGLAYSVYSYTSGFADCGLFGVYAGCRPSQVHDVLKICRDELDRVASDGLSDEEISRAIGQLSGSTVLGLEDTGALMNRIGKSELCWGEQMSVDEMLARISEVTPDDIRSVAGEILGHRPSLSVIGPLKDKQAARLHEAVA, from the coding sequence GTGACGTCCCGTAGTTCCGCGACGACGGCCCGCCCCTCCTCGGAGGGGCGGGCCGTCGCCCGTACCCAAACGCTTCTCAAGGGCAGCAACGGCATCGGCACGGTCCGCCGTACGGTCCTCCCCGGCGGCCTCCGCGTCGTCACCGAGACCCTGCCCTCCGTACGCTCCGCCACCTTCGGCATCTGGGCGAACGTCGGCTCGCGCGACGAGACGCCCGCCCTGAACGGCGCGACGCACTACCTCGAACACCTCCTCTTCAAGGGCACCGCCAAGCGCAGCGCCCTCGACATCTCCTCCGCCATCGACGCGGTCGGCGGCGAGATGAACGCCTTCACGGCGAAGGAGTACACCTGCTACTACGCGCGGGTCCTCGACACGGACCTGCCGCTCGCCATCGACGTCGTCTGCGACATGCTGACCGGCTCGCTGATCGCCCCCGAGGACGTGGACGCCGAGCGCGGCGTCATCCTCGAAGAGATCGCGATGACGGAGGACGACCCGGGCGACTGCGTGCACGACCTGTTCGCGCACACCATGCTCGGCGACACCCCGCTCGGCCGCCCCGTCCTCGGCACCGTCGACACGATCAACGCCCTGAACCGCGGCCAGATCGCCCGCTTCTACAAGAAGCACTACGACCCGACCCGCCTCGTCGTCGCCGCCGCGGGCAACATCGACCACGCCACCGTCGTACGCCAGGTCCGCAAGGCGTTCGACAGGGCCGGCGCCCTCTCCCGTACGGACGCGGTCCCGACCGCGCCCCGCGAGGGCTCCCGCGCCCTGCGCACCGCCGGCCGGGTCGAGGTCCTGGGCCGCAAGACCGAACAGGCCCATGTGGTCCTCGGCATGCCCGGCCTGGCCCGCACCGACGAACGCCGCTGGGCCCTGGGCGTCCTCAACACCGCCCTCGGCGGCGGTATGAGCTCCCGCCTCTTCCAGGAGGTACGGGAGAAGCGCGGCCTCGCCTACAGCGTCTACTCGTACACCTCGGGCTTCGCGGACTGCGGCCTGTTCGGCGTGTACGCGGGCTGCCGCCCGAGCCAGGTGCACGACGTCCTCAAGATCTGCCGCGACGAACTCGACCGGGTCGCTTCGGACGGGCTGAGCGACGAGGAGATCAGCCGCGCCATCGGCCAGCTCTCCGGCTCCACCGTCCTCGGCCTGGAGGACACCGGCGCGCTGATGAACCGCATCGGCAAGAGCGAGCTGTGCTGGGGCGAGCAGATGTCGGTGGACGAGATGCTGGCCCGGATCAGCGAGGTGACACCGGACGACATCCGCTCCGTCGCGGGCGAGATCCTCGGACACCGCCCCTCGCTGTCCGTCATCGGACCGCTCAAGGACAAGCAGGCCGCCCGTCTCCACGAAGCGGTCGCCTAA